In bacterium, a single window of DNA contains:
- a CDS encoding sulfotransferase domain-containing protein, translated as MTSPPADLAPSGRALTPAGLHAIRRNFSTEESVARARAFQPRSTDVFIATYSKSGTTLLQQIVHGLRTKGDMDFRDISEVVPWIEVAHDLGQDLEAEQKTSPRAFKTHFDGDSLAIGGRVVYVVREPIAALVSFYHFNSGWFMEPGAMSLERFALEYILGRRGRHDYWHHVASWWPRLASEDVLPLCYEDVVADLPGTVARVARFIGVPDEPERLEIATRQASKSFMQQYPTLWEDERLREYCNPAMGLSLEFKGTKVRADDAGERAGEQLDLVTGAVREAWDARWTEVVAGPTGCADYAALRARIGEMGPP; from the coding sequence GAGCGTGGCTCGGGCGCGGGCCTTCCAGCCCCGGTCGACCGACGTCTTCATCGCGACCTACTCGAAGTCCGGAACGACGCTCCTCCAGCAGATCGTGCACGGCCTGCGCACGAAGGGCGACATGGACTTCCGGGACATCTCGGAGGTCGTACCCTGGATCGAGGTCGCCCACGACCTCGGGCAGGACCTCGAGGCCGAGCAGAAAACTTCTCCCCGCGCGTTCAAGACCCACTTCGACGGCGACTCCCTCGCGATCGGCGGGCGCGTCGTCTACGTCGTACGGGAGCCGATCGCGGCGCTCGTCTCCTTCTACCACTTCAACTCGGGCTGGTTCATGGAGCCGGGGGCGATGAGCCTCGAACGCTTCGCCCTGGAATACATCCTCGGGCGCCGCGGGCGCCACGACTACTGGCACCACGTCGCGTCGTGGTGGCCACGGCTCGCGAGTGAGGACGTGCTGCCTCTCTGCTACGAAGACGTCGTCGCCGATCTACCCGGGACCGTCGCGCGGGTCGCGCGCTTCATCGGCGTCCCGGACGAGCCCGAGCGTCTCGAGATCGCGACCCGCCAGGCGAGCAAGTCGTTCATGCAGCAGTACCCGACGCTCTGGGAGGACGAGCGGCTGCGGGAGTACTGCAATCCGGCGATGGGACTGTCGCTCGAGTTCAAGGGCACGAAGGTCCGGGCGGACGACGCGGGGGAGCGCGCCGGCGAGCAGCTCGATCTCGTGACGGGCGCCGTGCGCGAAGCCTGGGACGCGCGTTGGACCGAGGTCGTCGCGGGCCCGACCGGCTGCGCGGACTACGCCGCACTGCGCGCGCGAATCGGCGAGATGGGTCCCCCCTAG